In one window of Branchiostoma floridae strain S238N-H82 chromosome 14, Bfl_VNyyK, whole genome shotgun sequence DNA:
- the LOC118430230 gene encoding uncharacterized protein LOC118430230: protein MTKVITIKSFEDSSGYQHCYICYKHQYLLRNSSHPKHCKQGIPYGQFLRLRRICSSTPRFKEKAAEFRQHFQQRGYEEALLDDAITRAQERPREDTLKEKGPTPPQERTVLVTTYSPHLPPLQTIIRKYWHLLQLSTRTKDIFKDSPLFAYRRNKNIKDLLVRAQIPKEDKNFLKKFTPSGSFPCGRNKCSTCTHIKKINYFTSHRTGERHLIRKHINCQSRNIVYLIQCKKCGLQYVGETKQTLANRLNGHRSSINTKKDTPVSAHFNLTDHNIADLEVLGIEKLRYTGHEDTTRQRRLQRESYWIHQLRTLHPEGLNQESLEITRV from the exons atgacaaagGTTATTACTATCAAGTCTTTTGAAGACTCAAGCGGTTACCAACACTGCTATATCTGCT ATAAGCACCAGTACCTACTCAGAAACTCTTCCCATCCCAAACACTGCAAGCAGGGGATTCCCTACGGTCAGTTCCTACGTCTAAGACGCATCTGCTCAAGCACACCCAGATTCAAGGAAAAGGCTGCAGAATTCCGGCAACACTTCCAGCAAAGGGGCTATGAAGAAGCCCTACTGGACGACGCCATCACGCGTGCACAAGAACGCCCCCGCGAAGACACACTGAAGGAAAAGGGGCCGACACCACCACAAGAACGTACAGTCCTGGTCACCACATACAGTCCACACCTTCCGCCACTACAAACCATCATCAGAAAATACTGGCACCTTCTGCAACTCTCCACAAGAACCAAGGACATATTCAAAGATTCACCACTGTTTGCCTATCGccgcaacaaaaacataaaggaTCTCCTAGTAAGAGCCCAGATCCCGAAGGAGGACAAGAACTTCCTGAAAAAATTCACTCCTTCGGGGTCCTTCCCGTGCGGAAGAAACAAGTGCTCCACTTGTACCCACATCAAGAAGATCAACTACTTCACAAGCCACCGCACGGGAGAGCGTCATCTCATCAGGAAACACATCAATTGCCAAAGCAGAAACATCGTCTATCTCATCCAATGCAAGAAATGCGGGCTACAATATGTGGGCGAGACCAAACAAACGTTGGCCAATAGACTGAACGGCCATCGATCATCCATCAACACGAAGAAGGACACTCCGGTATCAGCCCACTTCAACCTCACAGATCACAACATTGCAGACCTTGAAGTTCTTGGAATCGAAAAACTACGCTACACAGGACATGAAGACACCACAAGACAACGCCGCCTGCAACGGGAGTCCTactggattcatcaactcagaACACTACATCCAGAGGGCCTGAACCAGGAGTCCTTAGAGATCACCAGGGTTTGA